The proteins below are encoded in one region of Triticum aestivum cultivar Chinese Spring chromosome 1B, IWGSC CS RefSeq v2.1, whole genome shotgun sequence:
- the LOC123146971 gene encoding uncharacterized protein produces MMRGPSGHGIGGHHLTSARLWQPTPAPKSDPPNPGVGSDGCEEEMTKGEGPLIRIDLETTYSYAGMWLQVEIRANDQGNHTTLHSLNHLAMNPTNTIAGLCLLTKYTLVEQLSLRQQPRSLRRCMLIKIKKHM; encoded by the exons ATGATGCGTGGTCCATCCGGGCACGGCATCGGCGGGCACCACCTCACAAGTGCACGACTTTGGCAGCCAACACCGGCACCCAAATCAGATCCACCGAACCCAGGCGTGGGCTCCGACGGGTGTGAGGAGGAGATGACCAAGGGCGAGGGTCCATTGATCCGCATCGACCTCGAGACGACCTACTCCTACGCCGGCATGTGGCTGCAGGTTGAGATCAGGGCCAACGACCAGGGCAACCACACCACACTACATAGCCTGAACCATCTCGCAATGAACCCCACCAACACCATCGCCG GTTTGTGTCTTCTTACTAAGTACACACTAGTTGAGCAGCTGAGCTTGAGGCAGCAACCAAGGAGCTTGAGGCGTTGCATGTTGATCAAAATCAAGAAACACAT GTAA
- the LOC123146982 gene encoding F-box/FBD/LRR-repeat protein At3g26920 yields the protein MEDAAAAAVPGAHASASRRSDDRQAPLWSPGLREQQRSPDDLISHLPDDVLGAVVSLLPTKDGARTQVLSRRWRPLWRSSAAPLNLSIDRRFCAGDARKHVAVVSRILSDHPGPARRFSLRRAFPPGQIDRWLRAGSLARLQDLEIAYTRVHGDACHPMPPSALCFAPTLRAAKFGGCEFPELTAPSPKFPRLKQLTLCRVSISEDSLHGMLSGCIALESLSLDRNIGIGRLCISSPTVRRFSFSPHRDKQGIVTCQELLVQDVPCLERLILHDSHIGPATIRITGAPKLELLGLLSHGISTLKPGTTVLQKTIDVSLTTIMHKVKILVVDSIGPNLDAIVGLLKCFTFLERLYVISHPQEDMNNVRKYDPLDPIECLELHLKKVVLKNYDGNRTQVIHFAQFFVLNAKVLKEMEIGVVNRCNSKWMRFQRKRLQVGNRASRDAQIELKWDTKKSFKYHGFSEADPFDMSSC from the exons atggaggacgcggcggcggcggccgtcccCGGAGCGCACGCGTCGGCGAGCCGCCGATCCGACGACCGGCAAGCGCCGCTGTGGAGTCCCGGCCTCCGGGAGCAGCAGAGAAGCCCCGACGATCTCATCAGCCACCTGCCCGACGACGTCCTCGGCGCCGTCGTCTCGCTCCTCCCCACCAAGGACGGCGCGCGCACGCAGGTCCTCTCGCgccggtggcgccccctctggcgctcgTCCGCGGCGCCGCTCAACCTGTCGATCGACcgccgcttctgcgcgggcgacgCGCGCAAGCACGTCGCCGTCGTCTCCCGGATCCTCTCCGACCACCCCGGCCCCGCCCGCCGGTTCTCGCTCCGCCGGGCCTTCCCGCCAGGCCAGATCGACCGCTGGCTCCGCGCCGGGTCGCTCGCCCGCCTGCAGGATCTCGAAATCGCCTACACCAGAGTGCACGGGGACGCATGCCACCCgatgccgccgtccgcgctctgcTTCGCGCCGACGCTCCGCGCGGCCAAGTTCGGCGGCTGTGAGTTCCCCGAGTTGACCGCGCCGTCCCCGAAGTTTCCGCGCCTCAAGCAGCTCACCCTGTGCCGCGTTAGCATCTCGGAGGACTCTCTCCACGGCATGCTCTCCGGCTGCATTGCCTTGGAAAGCCTTTCGCTGGACCGGAACATCGGCATCGGTCGCCTCTGCATCAGCTCCCCGACGGTTAGGCGCTTCAGCTTCTCGCCTCATCGGGACAAACAAGGTATCGTCACTTGCCAAGAGCTGCTCGTCCAGGACGTTCCATGCCTTGAGAGGTTAATACTACATGATTCACACATTGGTCCGGCGACCATCCGGATAACTGGGGCACCTAAACTGGAGCTATTGGGGTTGTTGTCTCATGGCATATCTACACTCAAGCCTGGAACCACAGTTCTCCAG AAAACGATCGATGTCAGCTTGACAACCATAATGCATAAAGTGAAGATTTTGGTTGTTGACTCTATTGGCCCCAATCTAGATGCAATTGTTGGCCTACTCAAGTGCTTCACTTTCTTAGAGAGACTATACGTCATT TCCCACCCACAGGAGGATATGAATAATGTGCGCAAGTATGACCCACTGGATCCAATTGAATGCCTAGAACTCCATCTAAAAAAAGTGGTATTGAAGAATTACGATGGTAACCGGACACAAGTTATTCACTTTGCCCAGTTCTTTGTTTTGAATGCAAAAGTGCTCAAGGAAATGGAAATTGGAGTTGTCAACCGCTGCAACAGCAAATGGATGCGCTTTCAACGTAAACGGTTACAAGTGGGGAATAGAGCTTCTCGAGATGCACAGATTGAACTAAAATGGGATACAAAGAAGAGCTTCAAATACCATGGTTTTTCCGAGGCTGATCCCTTTGACATGTCCTCATGTTGA
- the LOC123146990 gene encoding F-box/LRR-repeat protein At3g26922 — MEEAAKVEVIRAPKRHRSVGIADQQVPPRVNDKERGSLDDLDLISRLPDFLLGTIISLLPTKDGARTQAISRRWRPLWRSSNAPLNLGADNNLCDTNSRVALVSRILSDHPGPARRISLHLIFFPNILGEVDGWFHSRALIGLQDLEVTNLKRTNHYPLPPHSLTRFAPTLSVLRLGGCQFPGLPALASFSHLKQLILFDVGISEDSLQNMISRCVVLESVSLHNMGFGRLCISSPTLKSIGFYAPRVKDAITFHELVIDDAPCLERLLPIYPDDGPVTIRVIRAPKLEVLGFLSEGISTLPLGTTVFQKMIAVTMTTKMRSVRILVLESSPNLDLVIDFLVCFPCLVKLYVILNAGKNVNIVRKYDQLDTIECLELHLKEVVLKNYYGGYRPFFDFAKFFLLNAKVLNKMEIGGSYYRNDDCYLRLLQVENRASQDARIEVNRNIFTRHVRTHDLSMADPFD, encoded by the exons ATGGAGGAGGCCGCGAAGGTGGAGGTAATTCGTGCTCCCAAGAGGCACAGATCTGTGGGAATCGCTGACCAGCAAGTACCACCAAGGGTCAACGACAAGGAGCGGGGAAGTCTTGATGACCTAGATCTCATTAGCCGCCTCCCCGATTTCTTGCTTGGAACCATCATCTCCCTCCTTCCCACCAAGGATGGCGCCCGCACGCAAGCCATCTCTCGTCGGTGGCGTCCTCTCTGGCGCTCCTCCAATGCGCCTCTCAACCTTGGCGCAGATAATAATCTTTGTGACACCAATTCGCGTGTCGCGCTGGTCTCCAGGATCCTCTCCGACCATCCCGGCCCGGCCCGTCGAATCTCGCTGCACCTCATCTTCTTCCCCAACATCCTAGGCGAGGTCGACGGTTGGTTTCACTCCAGGGCGCTCATTGGCCTCCAGGACCTCGAGGTCACCAACTTGAAGAGGACGAACCACTACCCGCTGCCTCCGCACTCGCTGACACGCTTCGCGCCCACACTGTCTGTGCTTAGGCTTGGCGGCTGCCAATTCCCCGGCCTGCCTGCGCTGGCAAGTTTTTCGCACCTCAAGCAGCTCATCCTGTTCGATGTTGGCATCTCAGAGGACTCTTTGCAAAACATGATCTCCCGATGTgttgttctggaaagtgtctcacTACATAACATGGGCTTTGGTCGCCTTTGCATTAGCTCGCCCACTCTCAAGAGCATCGGCTTCTATGCTCCTCGCGTCAAAGATGCCATCACCTTCCATGAGCTGGTCATTGACGATGCACCTTGCCTTGAGAGGTTGCTACCGATTTATCCAGATGATGGTCCGGTGACCATACGAGTCATCCGGGCTCCTAAATTGGAGGTACTTGGTTTTTTGTCTGAAGGCATATCTACACTCCCCCTTGGAACCACAGTCTTTCAG AAAATGATTGCTGTCACCATGACAACCAAAATGCGCTCAGTGAGGATTTTGGTTCTTGAATCTAGTCCTAATCTGGATTTAGTTATTGACTTCCTCGTGTGCTTCCCCTGCTTGGTGAAGCTCTATGTCATT TTGAATGCAGGAAAGAATGTGAATATTGTGCGGAAGTATGATCAACTTGATACAATTGAATGCCTTGAACTCCATCTAAAAGAAGTGGTTCTCAAGAATTACTACGGTGGTTATAGGCCATTTTTTGACTTTGCCAAGTTCTTTCTTTTGAATGCGAAAGTGCTGAATAAAATGGAAATCGGAGGCTCTTATTACCGCAATGACGACTGTTATTTAAGGCTGCTACAAGTGGAGAATAGAGCCTCTCAAGATGCACGAATTGAAGTAAACAGAAATATATTCACTCGCCACGTACGTACCCATGATTTGTCAATGGCTGATCCCTTTGACTGA